A stretch of the Prochlorococcus marinus str. MIT 0918 genome encodes the following:
- the glgB gene encoding 1,4-alpha-glucan branching protein GlgB: MSPSITMDWMAGEGQKLAECRHENPFSVLGPQAYEKKWIVRVWMPEADEVNLILNNQKTILTNLNHPWIFEALLEENPGVDYQLFIKRGGISHTQKDPWAFRKEWMGEIDRHLFAEGNHHHIWRRMGAHKTNIEGTDGVMFCLWAPNAKSVSVIGNLNSWDGRHHPMQKRLGGIWELFIPGLNKGDLYKYEIRTQEGHCYQKADPYGFQHEVRPAQSSIISSLDEYEWKDEKWISERDKTDQLNKPISVYEMHLGSWLHASSNEPFKEKDGSSRKPVPAADLKPNSRLLTYSELTEKLIPYVKARGFTHIELMPISEHPFDGSWGYQVTGWYAPTSRYGNPNEFRAFVDKCHSEGIGVILDWVPGHFPKDEHGLAYFDGTHLYEYSDPRIGEHKEWGTLIFNYSRNEVRNFLVANLVYWFEQFHIDGIRVDAVASMLYKDYLRPDGEWIPNEDGGNENFEAVKFLQQANHVLFEHFPGALSIAEESTTWKGVTDPTDIGGLGFNLKWNMGWMHDMLDYFEIDPWFRQFHQNNVTFSICYNYTENFMLSLSHDEVVHGKSHLLHKMPGDDWKKYANTRALLAYMWTHPGKKTIFMGMEFGQRQEWNVWDDLQWELLEYDPHKGVRNLIDDLNSLYKSQPALWRDDFKEYGFQWIDCKDNRNSVISFMRRESSTGEWLIIIANFTPESHQNYKVGVPVQGYYQEIFNTDSSRYGGSNTGNLGGKFTQGWNIHNYENALDLSLPPLSVLILKHDKRKSSKNSKQGDMI, from the coding sequence ATGTCCCCCAGTATTACTATGGACTGGATGGCAGGCGAAGGGCAAAAACTTGCAGAATGTCGACATGAAAATCCTTTCAGTGTCCTTGGCCCTCAAGCATATGAAAAGAAATGGATAGTTAGGGTATGGATGCCTGAAGCTGACGAAGTAAATCTTATTTTAAACAATCAAAAAACAATCCTGACAAACCTTAATCATCCATGGATATTTGAAGCACTTTTAGAAGAAAACCCTGGAGTCGACTATCAGTTATTTATTAAAAGAGGTGGAATTTCTCACACTCAAAAAGACCCATGGGCATTCAGAAAAGAGTGGATGGGGGAAATTGACAGGCATCTTTTTGCCGAAGGCAATCATCACCACATTTGGCGTCGAATGGGTGCTCATAAAACTAATATAGAAGGGACTGATGGTGTAATGTTTTGTTTATGGGCACCTAATGCAAAAAGTGTCTCTGTAATTGGAAATCTAAATTCATGGGATGGAAGACATCATCCCATGCAAAAACGTCTTGGTGGAATTTGGGAGCTTTTTATACCTGGCCTAAATAAAGGTGATCTATATAAATATGAAATTCGTACACAAGAAGGGCATTGCTATCAAAAAGCAGATCCATATGGTTTTCAACATGAAGTCAGACCAGCTCAAAGCTCAATAATTTCTTCTTTAGATGAATATGAATGGAAAGATGAAAAATGGATATCTGAAAGAGACAAAACTGATCAACTTAATAAACCAATTTCAGTCTATGAAATGCATCTAGGAAGTTGGTTGCATGCATCAAGTAATGAGCCTTTTAAAGAAAAAGATGGATCTTCAAGAAAACCCGTACCTGCTGCAGATTTAAAACCAAACTCAAGGTTATTAACTTATTCAGAACTAACTGAAAAACTAATCCCTTATGTAAAAGCAAGAGGTTTTACTCATATTGAATTAATGCCGATATCAGAGCATCCATTTGATGGGTCTTGGGGATATCAAGTAACTGGATGGTATGCCCCAACTAGCAGATATGGCAATCCAAACGAATTTCGTGCTTTTGTTGATAAATGTCATTCTGAAGGAATAGGTGTAATTCTTGATTGGGTGCCAGGACATTTTCCTAAAGATGAACATGGGCTTGCTTATTTCGATGGCACACATCTTTATGAATATTCAGATCCGCGTATAGGTGAACACAAAGAATGGGGGACATTGATATTTAATTACAGCAGAAATGAAGTACGTAATTTTCTTGTAGCAAATCTCGTGTACTGGTTTGAACAATTCCATATAGATGGAATAAGGGTAGATGCTGTTGCATCAATGCTTTATAAAGATTATTTAAGACCAGATGGGGAATGGATTCCTAATGAAGATGGAGGAAATGAAAATTTCGAAGCCGTTAAATTCTTACAACAAGCTAATCATGTTCTTTTTGAACATTTCCCTGGTGCTCTTTCAATTGCAGAAGAATCAACTACTTGGAAAGGTGTAACCGACCCTACTGATATTGGAGGTTTAGGTTTCAACTTAAAATGGAACATGGGTTGGATGCACGATATGCTCGACTACTTTGAAATAGATCCTTGGTTTAGACAATTCCATCAAAATAACGTTACTTTTTCAATTTGTTATAACTACACGGAAAATTTCATGCTCTCGCTAAGTCATGATGAAGTTGTTCATGGAAAAAGTCATCTATTACACAAAATGCCAGGAGATGACTGGAAGAAATATGCAAATACCAGAGCTTTACTAGCATATATGTGGACACATCCTGGCAAAAAAACCATATTCATGGGTATGGAATTTGGGCAAAGACAAGAATGGAATGTTTGGGACGATCTTCAATGGGAACTGCTAGAATATGATCCCCATAAAGGTGTTAGAAACTTAATTGATGATTTAAATTCTTTATATAAATCTCAACCAGCCCTATGGAGAGATGACTTTAAAGAGTATGGCTTCCAATGGATTGATTGCAAGGATAATAGAAACTCAGTAATTAGTTTCATGAGAAGAGAAAGTTCAACAGGAGAGTGGCTAATAATTATTGCAAATTTCACTCCTGAATCTCATCAAAACTATAAAGTTGGTGTCCCTGTACAAGGTTATTACCAAGAAATTTTTAATACTGATTCTTCTAGATATGGTGGCTCAAATACTGGAAATCTAGGAGGGAAGTTTACCCAGGGTTGGAATATTCATAATTATGAAAATGCTCTCGATCTCTCTCTCCCACCATTAAGCGTTTTAATTCTCAAGCACGACAAGAGAAAATCATCTAAAAACTCTAAGCAGGGAGATATGATCTAA
- a CDS encoding glutamate-5-semialdehyde dehydrogenase, translated as MNNQTSVPSPTSDLLKRAFEVKNASIALSRCSNEQRKKALNSMADALSARAQEIVDANIDDLRRSEHAGLAPALLARLKLNHDKLKESIEGVRQVALLPDPVGLRQLHRELDSGLILQRITVPLGVLGVIFESRPDAVMQIVSLAIRSGNGVILKGGSEAQLTNKVIVNALKEGLVNTDVCSESICLLTTREESLSLLRLDHLVDLIIPRGSNELVKFIQENTRIPVLGHADGICHLYVDSEADIDQALKIAIDSKCQYPAACNAIETLLLHKDIAPSFLKNGIPAFEKLGVLLLGDTHSLELGVKHKAEDNDWSTEYLELKLSIKVVSSLDEALSHIRCYSSKHTDAIATRNKETATKFLLSVDSSGVYHNCSTRFADGFRYGFGAEVGISTQILPPRGPVGLEGLITYRYFLEGEGHIAADYSDAKKSFSHRDL; from the coding sequence ATGAACAATCAAACTTCAGTCCCTAGTCCTACAAGTGATTTACTTAAGCGTGCATTTGAGGTGAAGAATGCTTCAATAGCTCTTTCAAGATGTAGCAATGAACAAAGAAAGAAAGCTTTAAACTCAATGGCTGATGCCTTGAGTGCGAGAGCTCAAGAGATTGTAGATGCAAATATAGACGATCTACGCAGATCTGAACATGCTGGTCTTGCTCCAGCATTATTGGCAAGATTAAAACTAAATCATGACAAGTTGAAAGAATCTATTGAAGGTGTAAGACAAGTTGCGTTATTACCGGACCCCGTTGGTTTAAGACAACTACATCGTGAATTGGATTCAGGGCTTATATTACAAAGAATCACTGTTCCCTTAGGAGTGCTAGGGGTTATTTTTGAATCGAGGCCAGATGCAGTAATGCAGATTGTTTCTCTTGCTATTCGCTCTGGAAATGGAGTTATTCTTAAAGGAGGTAGTGAGGCGCAACTTACAAATAAGGTCATTGTAAATGCCTTAAAAGAAGGGTTAGTTAATACTGATGTTTGTTCAGAGTCTATATGTTTATTAACTACCCGAGAAGAGAGTTTAAGCTTACTTCGTTTAGATCATCTTGTTGATTTAATTATTCCTAGGGGGAGTAATGAGTTGGTTAAATTTATTCAAGAAAACACTCGTATACCAGTTTTAGGCCATGCAGATGGGATTTGTCATCTTTATGTAGATTCAGAGGCAGATATAGACCAGGCTTTGAAAATAGCAATTGATAGTAAGTGTCAATACCCAGCTGCGTGTAATGCTATAGAGACATTACTTTTACATAAAGATATTGCACCCTCATTCCTAAAGAATGGAATACCAGCGTTTGAAAAGTTAGGTGTTCTTCTGCTTGGTGATACACATTCCTTAGAACTTGGTGTTAAACATAAAGCTGAAGATAACGACTGGTCTACTGAATATCTTGAATTAAAGCTATCAATAAAAGTTGTTTCATCTCTTGATGAAGCTTTATCTCATATACGTTGTTATAGTTCCAAACACACAGATGCTATTGCGACAAGAAATAAGGAAACAGCGACTAAGTTTTTATTATCAGTTGACAGCTCAGGTGTTTATCATAATTGCTCTACACGATTTGCTGATGGTTTTCGTTATGGCTTTGGCGCCGAAGTTGGTATTAGCACTCAAATATTACCCCCTAGAGGGCCAGTTGGATTAGAAGGTTTAATTACTTATAGATATTTTTTGGAAGGAGAAGGCCATATAGCGGCTGATTATTCTGATGCAAAAAAATCTTTTTCTCATCGGGACTTGTAA
- a CDS encoding esterase/lipase family protein, whose amino-acid sequence MSILKRPLVMVHGLWNTPDLFHALVLQLNQDPSFLFAPHLPHDLGRVSIRQLAIELDKKINSQFGSDLVIDILGFSMGGLISRVWLQELRGFERTSRFFSVGTPHNGTLTAQFVPTSFFPGIAEMKLMSQFIKSLNDNSRNLKCINCRSYYCFWDLMVIPGLSGVLPVGPSISIPVFNHKALIKHPKAIRILINDLFVGTPCKPTMPN is encoded by the coding sequence GTGTCAATATTAAAGCGCCCATTGGTAATGGTTCATGGTTTATGGAACACTCCTGATCTTTTTCATGCTTTAGTACTTCAACTAAATCAAGATCCTTCTTTTTTATTTGCGCCACATTTACCACATGACCTTGGGAGAGTATCTATTAGACAGTTAGCTATTGAATTGGATAAAAAAATCAATAGCCAATTTGGTTCAGATTTGGTTATAGATATACTTGGTTTTTCTATGGGAGGATTGATTAGTAGAGTTTGGCTCCAAGAATTAAGGGGGTTTGAGAGAACTTCTCGTTTCTTTAGTGTTGGTACTCCTCATAATGGAACACTTACAGCTCAGTTTGTACCAACTTCATTTTTCCCTGGAATAGCAGAAATGAAATTAATGAGCCAATTTATTAAATCGTTAAATGATAACTCTCGAAACCTTAAATGTATTAATTGTAGGAGTTATTACTGTTTTTGGGATCTTATGGTGATCCCAGGGCTTTCAGGAGTTTTACCAGTAGGCCCTTCTATCTCTATTCCTGTTTTCAATCATAAAGCTTTAATTAAACATCCAAAAGCGATTAGAATACTTATAAATGATTTATTTGTTGGCACTCCCTGTAAGCCCACAATGCCTAATTAA
- a CDS encoding Ycf51 family protein, giving the protein MSISQFLQEVTTWLAWSGLGLGILTIIAFLIKWGAKFRLVGATIFTLLLSGSCWAFQQSYTPPVTVEGAMSIPVVYDNGGDLVVAQATEDFPKEAIKPTLEQIAGNLKGGGRNGSNVTVRIRKLEAKGEGLSQPVILGEVTRDSFNNVSIPIIKQKTINPLEIDFSNDDIAGEQFNPENDLSDLLDDNNMKINDIN; this is encoded by the coding sequence ATGTCAATTTCTCAATTTCTTCAAGAAGTAACTACCTGGCTCGCGTGGTCAGGACTAGGCCTTGGCATACTTACAATAATTGCATTTTTAATCAAATGGGGGGCAAAGTTCAGGCTAGTTGGGGCAACGATTTTTACACTACTTCTGTCTGGAAGCTGTTGGGCTTTTCAACAAAGTTATACACCACCTGTGACAGTTGAAGGAGCAATGTCAATTCCTGTTGTATATGACAATGGAGGCGATTTAGTCGTGGCTCAGGCTACTGAAGATTTTCCTAAGGAAGCTATAAAGCCAACGCTAGAACAAATTGCTGGAAATCTAAAGGGAGGTGGAAGAAATGGTTCAAATGTAACTGTACGTATTAGAAAATTAGAAGCAAAAGGTGAAGGATTAAGTCAACCTGTAATTCTTGGAGAAGTTACGAGAGATTCATTTAACAATGTTTCTATACCTATCATTAAGCAAAAAACAATCAACCCATTAGAAATAGATTTTTCAAATGATGATATTGCAGGAGAACAATTTAATCCTGAAAATGATTTATCAGATTTATTAGATGATAATAATATGAAAATCAATGATATCAATTAA
- the folB gene encoding dihydroneopterin aldolase: MESSIQVDGLNLWAHVGVLEEERLLGQRFLLDFIIWIDVENAVKGDNLINTVDYSLAVQKIQQLALDINCMTIEYFSEQILNQIENIYGSVPIQITLQKCFPPIHGFSGSVSIRRTRNFKCD, from the coding sequence TTGGAGAGTTCTATTCAAGTAGATGGCCTTAACCTTTGGGCACACGTCGGTGTCTTAGAAGAAGAACGTCTTTTAGGACAAAGGTTTTTACTTGACTTTATTATTTGGATTGATGTTGAAAATGCAGTAAAAGGAGACAATCTTATAAATACTGTTGACTATAGCCTTGCAGTTCAAAAAATTCAGCAATTAGCGTTAGATATTAATTGCATGACAATTGAATACTTTAGCGAACAGATTTTGAATCAGATTGAAAATATATATGGCTCTGTCCCAATCCAAATTACATTGCAAAAGTGTTTTCCACCTATTCATGGTTTTAGTGGAAGCGTTTCAATAAGAAGGACAAGAAATTTCAAGTGTGATTAG
- a CDS encoding CocE/NonD family hydrolase, whose product MFSVNYHDKSLILKDGVKLSSRIWQPIEEGPWPALLMRQPYGKQIASTVTYAHPSWWASQGYLVVIQDVRGQGSSEGEFCGFEQEASDTTQTHKWIRSLPECNGLLGTYGFSYQGLTQLLGELNSQPPDCLAPAMTGIHEGEHWSCEGGAFWWDIGILWGLQLASQKLLRKKDHKAWNEIRESLEKGEYLRNGADLLKKHDPTGMASKWLLISENNCQEWKVHKPLKSWLSQPMILIGGWKDPHLKGILTIYEDSLREGGSPELHIGPASHLDWWEGTNLIQLNFFNKHLKLNKTIDKKPLKRIWNITNNSWHTCNQSHEPKNKNNWVLCSRGLACSNTQEGTIESALNGKGEIHIVHDPWRPVPSIGGHLCSIPEGNDRSKIDQRGDVATFTSLPFTTKRLIEGIPKLKLAAKSDTKGFDLCIALSIIYKNDLKVNQLSTGVLRIRGDESQTNLNREITLQALFADFPKGSQLRLSISGASWPAIAINPGTNQHKCGPPSPDCLITTISIDLSKSKLSIKPFFLK is encoded by the coding sequence GTGTTTTCAGTTAATTACCACGATAAATCTTTAATTCTTAAAGATGGTGTAAAACTTAGTTCAAGGATATGGCAGCCCATTGAAGAAGGTCCATGGCCAGCACTCTTAATGAGACAGCCATATGGAAAACAAATCGCTTCTACAGTGACATATGCTCACCCATCCTGGTGGGCGAGCCAAGGCTATTTAGTAGTTATCCAAGACGTTCGCGGACAAGGTTCTTCAGAAGGAGAATTTTGCGGGTTTGAGCAAGAGGCTTCAGATACAACACAAACTCATAAATGGATCAGGTCATTACCAGAATGCAATGGCCTATTAGGCACTTATGGTTTTTCCTATCAGGGGCTTACTCAATTGCTAGGAGAGCTAAATAGTCAGCCCCCAGATTGCCTTGCCCCAGCGATGACAGGAATTCACGAAGGTGAACATTGGAGTTGCGAAGGAGGAGCGTTTTGGTGGGACATTGGTATTTTATGGGGGCTTCAATTAGCTTCACAAAAACTTCTTAGAAAAAAAGACCATAAAGCTTGGAATGAAATAAGAGAAAGTCTAGAAAAAGGGGAATATTTACGAAATGGAGCCGATTTATTAAAAAAACATGACCCAACAGGAATGGCATCTAAATGGCTATTAATTTCAGAAAACAATTGTCAAGAATGGAAAGTTCATAAACCATTGAAATCATGGTTAAGTCAGCCAATGATTTTGATTGGCGGGTGGAAGGATCCTCATTTAAAAGGAATCTTAACGATTTACGAAGACTCGTTACGGGAAGGAGGCTCTCCAGAACTACATATAGGTCCGGCATCTCATCTTGATTGGTGGGAAGGAACCAATCTAATTCAGCTGAATTTCTTTAATAAACACCTAAAATTAAATAAAACAATAGACAAAAAGCCCTTAAAAAGAATATGGAATATAACCAATAATTCTTGGCATACATGTAATCAATCACATGAACCAAAAAATAAAAATAATTGGGTTCTTTGCTCTAGAGGATTAGCCTGCTCAAATACTCAAGAAGGGACTATAGAGTCAGCATTAAATGGCAAAGGAGAAATACATATTGTTCATGACCCTTGGAGACCTGTCCCTAGCATAGGAGGGCATTTGTGTTCTATCCCAGAAGGAAATGATCGATCTAAAATTGACCAAAGAGGAGATGTGGCTACTTTCACCAGCTTGCCATTCACAACAAAAAGGCTTATTGAAGGTATTCCTAAACTTAAATTGGCAGCAAAATCAGACACAAAAGGATTTGATCTTTGTATTGCTTTATCAATAATTTATAAAAACGACTTAAAAGTCAATCAGCTTTCCACAGGTGTATTACGAATAAGAGGAGATGAATCTCAAACTAATTTAAATAGAGAAATAACATTACAAGCACTTTTTGCTGATTTTCCAAAAGGATCTCAATTGCGTTTATCAATCTCAGGGGCATCATGGCCAGCAATAGCAATTAATCCAGGGACCAACCAACATAAATGTGGTCCCCCTTCTCCAGATTGCTTGATTACAACAATTTCAATAGATCTTTCTAAATCTAAACTCTCTATCAAGCCTTTTTTTCTTAAATAA
- a CDS encoding translocation/assembly module TamB has translation MKIKPTKIKKIWLFGALLVSGGCAISIATNHFFKTFFNKSRPGLERQFSQNLGHPIKIGSYQGLRPWGFSIGSSELLQGEEDTSSAKLSGLKVQFAPISSLFSWRPVLIFSINQAKLFLNPNESGSYWVLGDRENGSTPNLDIRIRIDEASSIFLDSGKTEVKTSGKASILLLEKKVKGTLSFLFPNNESFSLKGSGHLNQLSFKARARFKNFGLDNFQSIIFNKYNLIANGRINSDIQFGLQGASILCRGNMFFDDLDLTSTVVKNRSLSTEYSGINCIDRKIVFPTTRINYGNWDFDLNAYMPISQPSTYNINLISSIRSKYESNTPLNIDANLPLSIGRNGFSFGELFAQLELDKFPISSLSSMLGTSVGGNISTNGTISGPLSSLDSELSLEVENPQINLIRLQEKWQGNFKSLSGKGASLKMTSMTPAVPGKLEATLQKDWSLKDLQINRLGGKISLTANQKGYSWEADNFRLDRLEVALPPEKSFKRTFGKLLGNGSIEIDPFLIDGKLTYRFPRLFGVNLKEATIKGNYSGKNYSLNGEIIPPDKGKILIDVNGRIGGSFKGNAIAKGITPNWLTDSSMKILQNNLSPQFAKGSAEDLKRISILSQKSSLDSQLSNWDISRVFLEKYKRKNASKKIVDPSKLKGEVDIKAKLEGSMLSDLKLDMLASGKTWLKGDRDNGVKIKPFTATFRSTALKRSGNFSLINIPFSMLTLFIPTPSSLGGMFGLSGSYIYKKKYPEITAELVLADASFADKEFLLEKGDLYIANSVVRADIAIKGVSSKENVSIHGDIPLSPSLPFDIKVESHGDGLSIFDGLSGGVFAWESGNIDLKLLVRGTLLKPIANGYLVIKEGKFLLDNKLVENFSSQIVFDFNRLEVQKLDANLGPIGTIKSQGSMSIFRDDQETQEVLNVDLTDVKINQQNLDFKVSSKLKIKGSILKPILAGEMRIEDGSISTKRSRSGKKGSVQKQKSSVKENKFYTRTRLPEQTWDYKDPLLLFIQDQDSTATKILNTGIPKSLSSISFDNLKLNLGPDLRIVSQPIASFNTTGSLILDGGLSDDFALRGLVRLLKGRVNLFTTTFDLDKGEPNIALFAPSMGLIPYLDITMTSRVADVIQEPSQLESSNDLALNGAGSVGIGGSRFVKVELIATGPADRVADNFQLRSSPPLPRSQLLDLIGGNSLTMLMSGSEREVLVDLLNRSFLSPVLGNLSGAFSERIQVSLYPAYVSNSKAANEDNEDNEDNQMTTSETSSDDLSPQQAWIAEVGLDLSEKINFSIQTTPNRKDIPPQGTITYQFNPNLGVLGSLDKNGNWKSQLELFVRY, from the coding sequence GTGAAAATTAAACCAACAAAAATTAAAAAGATTTGGCTTTTTGGAGCTTTATTAGTTTCTGGCGGCTGTGCAATATCTATAGCAACTAATCATTTTTTTAAAACATTCTTTAATAAGTCTCGCCCTGGCCTTGAAAGGCAGTTTTCTCAGAACCTTGGTCATCCAATAAAAATCGGCTCATATCAAGGCTTACGACCTTGGGGTTTTTCCATTGGATCTTCTGAGTTGTTACAAGGCGAGGAAGATACATCTAGTGCAAAACTTTCGGGCTTAAAAGTTCAATTTGCTCCAATTTCTAGTCTTTTTTCCTGGCGTCCAGTATTAATATTTAGCATTAATCAAGCGAAGTTATTTTTAAACCCTAATGAATCAGGTTCTTATTGGGTACTAGGAGATAGAGAGAATGGTAGTACTCCTAATTTAGATATAAGAATTAGAATAGATGAAGCTTCTAGTATATTTCTTGATTCAGGAAAAACCGAAGTTAAAACTTCTGGCAAAGCATCAATATTACTGTTAGAGAAGAAAGTTAAAGGAACATTATCTTTCTTATTTCCAAATAATGAATCATTTAGTTTAAAGGGAAGCGGGCATTTGAATCAATTAAGTTTTAAAGCTAGAGCAAGATTTAAAAACTTTGGGTTAGATAACTTTCAATCCATAATATTCAATAAATATAATCTAATAGCTAATGGAAGAATTAACTCGGATATTCAATTTGGGTTACAAGGAGCCAGTATTTTATGTAGAGGCAATATGTTTTTTGATGATTTAGACTTAACTTCTACGGTAGTAAAAAATAGATCTTTATCTACAGAATACTCAGGTATTAATTGTATAGATAGAAAAATTGTCTTTCCAACCACTAGAATAAACTATGGCAATTGGGATTTTGATTTAAATGCTTATATGCCTATTAGCCAACCATCAACCTATAATATCAATTTAATTTCATCCATTAGATCTAAATATGAGTCCAATACCCCATTGAATATAGATGCGAATTTGCCTTTATCTATTGGTAGGAATGGGTTTTCTTTTGGTGAATTATTTGCACAACTAGAGTTAGATAAATTTCCAATAAGTTCCTTAAGTTCTATGCTGGGAACTTCAGTTGGAGGAAATATATCTACTAATGGCACTATCAGTGGGCCTCTTTCATCGTTGGATAGTGAACTTTCTCTAGAGGTAGAAAATCCTCAAATAAATTTAATTAGATTACAGGAAAAATGGCAGGGAAACTTTAAGTCTTTATCAGGTAAGGGAGCAAGTCTTAAAATGACTTCTATGACTCCGGCTGTCCCAGGTAAATTAGAGGCAACGCTACAGAAGGATTGGTCATTAAAAGATTTACAAATTAATAGATTAGGCGGAAAAATATCTTTAACTGCTAATCAAAAAGGTTATAGTTGGGAAGCAGATAACTTTAGGCTTGATCGTTTAGAAGTAGCATTGCCTCCTGAAAAGAGTTTTAAGCGCACTTTTGGGAAGTTATTAGGGAATGGAAGTATAGAGATAGATCCTTTTCTTATTGATGGAAAGTTAACTTATAGGTTCCCTAGGCTTTTTGGAGTTAATTTAAAAGAAGCAACAATTAAAGGTAATTATTCAGGGAAAAATTACTCTTTAAATGGCGAAATAATTCCTCCAGATAAAGGAAAAATATTAATTGATGTTAATGGGAGAATTGGCGGTTCGTTTAAAGGAAATGCAATTGCAAAAGGAATAACTCCTAATTGGTTGACAGATAGCAGTATGAAAATACTCCAAAACAATTTAAGCCCCCAGTTCGCCAAAGGGAGCGCAGAGGATTTGAAGAGAATTTCAATCCTTTCACAAAAGAGTTCGTTAGACAGTCAATTAAGTAATTGGGATATATCAAGAGTGTTTTTAGAAAAATATAAAAGGAAAAATGCTAGTAAAAAGATTGTCGATCCATCTAAGCTCAAAGGTGAAGTAGATATAAAAGCAAAATTAGAAGGCTCTATGTTATCTGACCTTAAACTTGATATGTTGGCTTCCGGGAAAACTTGGCTCAAGGGGGATAGGGATAATGGAGTTAAGATTAAGCCTTTTACAGCTACATTCAGATCCACAGCTCTAAAACGAAGTGGCAACTTCTCTTTAATAAATATTCCTTTTTCAATGTTAACTTTATTTATTCCGACGCCTTCTTCTTTAGGAGGTATGTTTGGCCTATCTGGTAGTTATATCTATAAGAAAAAATATCCAGAGATTACTGCCGAACTTGTATTGGCTGATGCAAGTTTTGCAGATAAGGAATTTCTATTAGAAAAGGGGGACCTTTATATAGCCAACTCTGTTGTTAGAGCCGACATAGCTATTAAAGGTGTTTCTTCTAAGGAGAATGTCTCTATTCATGGAGACATTCCTTTGTCTCCAAGCCTTCCTTTTGATATTAAAGTTGAAAGTCATGGTGACGGACTTAGTATATTTGATGGACTTTCTGGAGGGGTATTTGCATGGGAATCAGGTAATATAGATCTTAAATTATTGGTTAGAGGTACTCTATTAAAGCCAATTGCTAATGGTTATTTAGTTATTAAAGAAGGTAAGTTTCTCTTGGATAATAAGTTAGTTGAAAATTTCTCCAGTCAAATAGTTTTTGATTTCAATCGTTTAGAAGTACAGAAATTAGATGCAAATCTAGGTCCTATAGGAACAATAAAATCTCAAGGCTCCATGTCTATATTTAGAGATGATCAGGAAACCCAAGAAGTCTTAAATGTAGATCTTACAGATGTAAAAATAAATCAACAAAACTTAGATTTTAAAGTTTCTTCAAAACTTAAAATTAAAGGTTCAATTTTAAAGCCAATACTTGCTGGGGAAATGAGAATTGAAGATGGATCGATATCTACTAAACGATCACGCTCTGGGAAGAAGGGATCAGTACAGAAACAAAAATCTTCTGTAAAAGAAAATAAATTCTATACAAGAACCAGATTGCCTGAACAAACTTGGGATTATAAAGACCCTCTGTTACTTTTTATTCAAGATCAAGATTCAACGGCGACTAAGATTCTGAATACAGGAATTCCCAAGAGTTTATCGTCTATAAGTTTTGATAATTTGAAGCTTAATCTAGGCCCAGATCTTCGAATAGTTTCTCAACCTATAGCTAGTTTTAACACTACAGGATCATTGATTCTAGATGGAGGACTATCTGACGATTTTGCATTGCGAGGTCTTGTGCGTCTACTAAAAGGACGGGTCAATTTATTTACAACAACATTTGATCTTGATAAAGGAGAACCAAACATTGCTTTATTTGCTCCTTCTATGGGACTGATCCCTTATTTAGATATAACAATGACTAGTCGTGTTGCAGATGTTATTCAAGAGCCAAGTCAATTAGAATCTTCGAATGATTTGGCGTTAAATGGTGCTGGGTCTGTTGGTATAGGAGGTTCTAGATTTGTAAAAGTAGAATTAATAGCCACTGGTCCAGCTGATCGTGTAGCAGATAATTTCCAATTACGTAGTTCACCTCCTTTGCCTAGAAGTCAACTTCTTGACCTTATAGGTGGTAACTCATTGACTATGCTTATGAGTGGAAGTGAAAGGGAGGTCTTAGTTGACTTATTAAATAGATCATTCCTTTCACCTGTATTAGGAAACTTAAGTGGAGCTTTTAGCGAACGAATACAAGTCTCTTTATACCCTGCTTATGTTAGTAATTCAAAGGCTGCTAACGAAGATAATGAAGACAATGAAGATAATCAAATGACTACATCTGAGACTTCTTCTGATGACCTATCTCCTCAACAAGCTTGGATAGCTGAAGTTGGATTGGATTTGTCAGAAAAAATTAATTTTTCAATTCAGACGACTCCAAACCGTAAAGATATTCCACCCCAAGGTACTATTACATACCAATTCAACCCGAATCTTGGAGTATTAGGCTCTTTAGATAAGAATGGTAATTGGAAGAGCCAATTAGAATTATTTGTGAGATATTAA